GTATTAGGAATAAATATCTCACATCGGATATTGGAAGAGATCCTTagcaatatataagatggatGGGCCACTCCACTtagcaccaattggttttaggttggaagctcatctagcttaacaaatATGACTAAATTGAAACCTAAATCAGAATTCACAGATTATTTATAGTAAGTTTCAGTttaaaacattgtttttttttcacttgGAATTGAGTCAGTTCAGTCTTTGAAAGTTTATTCACATGGATGTAAGATGATGAGTGTAGGTTAAACTTGAGTAGCAAGTTTATATCGTGGAGATAAGATCAGTAAATAAACTTAGGGATCAACTTTAATTATGCCATGgagaaaagtaataaatataattccAGAAAATGAAGTTATATCTATTAATATGGAAGTTGTTTTGGGAACGTGggaataactataaaatagaaAGGGGTCGAGGAATCGACAAGACTCTCGAAGCTTATTATTATAAAGGAAGGGTGAAAATCCATTGGAGGAGTTCTTGGTGACGTTTTGAGGCAGAGGCTGACGTAGCAGACGACAAAGAGACAAAAGCTGAtcagattaaaatattttattagcaaTTGTTTAGGGTGTTAACAAGTTGTGTAAAACTGATAAAGCAAGtgttataaaaattgtttaaaaaaaattctaatatagCAAAAAGTGTTTGCTAACCTCATTGTCTATTGTCTTATTTTATGTCATACTACATTGTGTTTCATCTTGCACTTACAAGTCTGGAATTGGCCTTTCCACGAACTTGATTTCATCaatataaaatctatatatatcactaattttgaagaaaaatgcCAAATTCTggttgatttatatatttagcaGAGTTCTATCTCAGATCTGAGTTAGCACTTTGAGTTCTTTAGAGTCTTGAGTTAATTAGGAATATGGTAAGTATTTTGGTCACTTCTCCTTTGATTGGCAAGAAGGTAAAAGACAATGACTGAATAATAaccatttagaaaaaaatgtcTCTCAAAACAATATTAGTTGATTTAATTGATGACTTGATGTTCAATTATGAACTAGTTGATTTTCCGCACTTTGTATGGactaatatatctatatatctaGCAAATTTTTAGttctaatgtttatttttataaaacataataattaattttgataggaattttatattattatagatcataaaacttcaatattaataTTGATAATCAATGCACTAAATTatgttcttttgtttcataGTTTTATTTATGTGATGTAGATTTCagatcaaaatattttctaaagtaataattaaattacgaaatttgtatttgaaattaaacacatatatattgtatttggaCTGAAAATAAATCATGTGGCACTGAaagaattttataaaatcaaaactataAAACATCAACAAAATAATGATAATGTAGGAGTGTTCAATCCgataaaaccaaaccaaatcgaAACAACAGTCTGGATTTGGTAGTATCAAATAAAATGAATggatgttattttttaaaaatcgcaATATATAGATATGGTTCAGCATATTAagcgattaaaccgaataaacaaaaaaatactattgattcagatatattagtatacttttatataatatttttaactaaatgtatttgatcaatatttctaataaaaattagagaaactggctataatattagtcattaaaatcatcaactaaatataagataaaaataatgatgatattatcggtaaatattgttaatatcatttattaatatcaatttattaattaaaaatcttaaatatcatgataattatatatttaaatatttttagataatatatatataacaaatagaatatgttaatgtttattAGTTATCttaatatcataataatatataaatattaaaataataattaaaatcatggaaaagatGACAAGTAGATAAATTAACTAAATTCATGGAAAACATGACAAGTGAGCAAAtccacttctcaaataatagtatagatagatcaagtcgaataaaccaaaaaaaccgATTTATTCAGATATAttagtatacttatatatatatttctaataatatgtatttgatcaatatttctaaataaaatcAGAAAAATTGGATATAATATTTAGTCATTAAAATCATCaactaaatataagataaaagtaATGATGATATTATCGGTAGATATTGTTAATATCAATGATTAAtatcaatttattaattaaaaatcttaaatatcatgatatttatatattggcacattttttaaataataatatatataacaatagaATATGTTAATgcatgtttattaattatcttaatatcataataatattataaatatttaaataataatattaattaaactaattacTCAtcctaaaattatgaaaaagatAACAAGTagataaattaactaaaataataaaaaacatgacaagtaagcaaattcactctcaaataatagtatagatatacctctctttaaaaaaaaactctattagGCTAGTGTTTCATGAATTTGTTCacatattatgaaaaataatttgatgttaaaaacaataaaaattagaatatacataatttaaaatcgCATCTTGGATTCATAATTTATCAGGTATTTGAGATTTTAGATAAATCCTAAAATGTATCATGTGCTCCAATTGTAATTTTCATTTAACATTTGTAGTTTTGAAGGAGTCTATTTCGCCGGAGGCGTCTACGGTACGAGTTACGACTTCGCCTACGTTTTAATAGCGTAAGCTGATCAATCACCGCGCCGGTCGTCTAATTTGTGTCTCCATATCCATCGATTCATCTCTCTCCGCAGATGAGAAAAGCCCTAATTTTGATTTTCTAGAATCAGAAGATGGGTGCGAGCGAGTTTCGTTTCTTCCTCTCCTGCGATCTCAATTCCCCCTTCACTTTCCGTATCGAGAAGCTCGATGGAACCCTCCCCGTCGAGAAATCTACTGATTCGGGTACTCAAAAGATTCAATCTATATGTTTATTACTGGTGGAAGTAGATTTCTATCTTGATTGATGTTAATGTGATTAACTGCTTGGTGAATGGTGTAGAATTTAAGGTTTCATGTTAGTAACTTGCTTATTGTTGCTAAGGAGACACAGATTTCTAGTGAGTTATGTTCAGTTTCTTGAGATGTTGGTTtggttcatgtttttttttttttaataaggagTTGTCTCCGGCGCAGAGGACAAAAGACCAGAGCTTTACGTTGAGTGTGCATTGTATATAGATGGAGCTCCTTTTGGTCTTCCCATGAGAACAAGGTTTCTTctcttttctatatatatatatacacttctCATGATTTTTTGCCTTCCTTGATTGATGTGTTGTAGAAGCGTTTTGATGTTTCATAGCTCTCTTCTTAATTCCAGGTTGAACACTACAGGACCACCATACTGCTGGAACGAACTCATCACTCTCAGTTCTAAATATCGTGACTTGACTGCTCACTCGCAACTTGCCATCACGGTATACAAATCGCTGTCCACATtgcttcctctgttttttttttcttctgcttaTCGAAGAATCTATACTTGTGTTAGGTATGGGATGTTTCGTGTGGAAAAGGTGAGGGACTCATTGGTGGTGCCACGATCCTTCTCTTTAACAGCAAGATGCAAATGAAATCAGGAAAGCAGAAGCTTAGGATATGGAAAGGGAAGGAAGCGGATGGTTCATTTCCTACCTCTACTCCTGGAAAGGTTTCTTGATTACTTCTCGATTTACATTTCGAAATGTTGTTCTTTATGCCGACTTTCTTTATCTTGGGGTTTCTGTACTTTGCTATACTCTAGGTTCCACGGCATGAGCGAGGCGAGCTAGAGCGTTTGGAGAAGCTTATGAATAAGTTCGAAAGGGGGCAGATCCAAAGCATTGATTGGCTGGACCGACTTTTGTTGAAATCCTTGGATAAGATCAAGGAACAAGAAAGCTCCAAGCATGGAAACTCGTATCTCTACTTGGTTGTCGACTTTTGTAGTTTTGAACATCGAGTCGTATTTCAGGTAGCTATTCTGTGACCGTGTTAACTGTTGAAATAGAAAAATTTCTCCATGTTTATTTATGTCTATCTGCTTTGGATTTCTAGGAGTCTGGAGCCAATTTGTTGATAACTTCCCCAATAGGATCAACAAATGAATTTGTTACTGTCTGGGATACAGAACTAGGAAAGTTTAATCCTTCAGAGCACAAGCAACTTAAGCTTGCAAGGAGCTTGGATCGTGGCATTATTGACAGGGATCTCAAGCCGAGTAATACCGAGCGGAAGTAAGTAtgaaatgaagttttttttttctcttggttTAATTGAAGTTGTGTGTCACTCTTTAGAGAAACAGTTTCCTATCATTTCTTGATCGTATTACAATGGAAGttgttcttttcttcttttaaagATCAATACAAAGAGTTCTAAAATATCCGCCAACAAGGACTTTGAGTGGAGATGAAAGACAACTTCTGTGGAAGTTTCGTTTCTCTCTGATGTCTGAAAAGAGAGCTCTAACAAAGTTTCTTCGCTGTGTGGAGTGGAGTGATGTTCAGGTAAGCGTACATCTTTTTCTTGGTTCTTATTTTTTCATGTTGCATGATCTTTCCTATGTTGGCAGGAAGCGAAGCAAGCAATTCAACTTATGTACAAATGGGAAACGATAGATGTATGTGATGCCTTGGAGCTATTGTCTCCTCTATTCGAAAGTGAAGAGGTACTAGAAATGCcaagttttcttttcttttggtctTGTAACCTCGTACTGAATATGCTTTTCCTTCCTCCTGATATCTTTAAATGTTTGCTAATTCCTTGCTACTACTGATAGGTTCGAGCTTATGCTGTGAGTGTCCTTGAAAGAGCTGATGATGAAGAGCTCCAGTGTTACTTGCTTCAACTGGTTCAGGCTCTCCGTTTTGAACGCTCTGATAGATCCAGGCTTTCTCAGTTCCTTGTCCAACGGGGTATGTTCTGAACTTATTATCCATGAAAAtttgctgattttttttctctctctctatgtaaCTGATTTACATTTGTTCCCTGAGTTATTCATTGATTTATTTCTGTTATTCTTCCTTCAAACTTCTAGCTTTGCAGAATATTCAGCTGGCCAGTTTTTTTCGCTGGTATGTTGCTGTTGAACTTACTGACCATGTCTATAACAAGCGATATTTCAGCACATACGACTTACTCGAGCAGAGTATGAAAAAGGTGTGAATCCTTACTTCTAGCGAGAGTAGTAGTGGCCACCTTACGTTGTAATTTGTGTCCGTTTTGAGCTGTTTTATTCATCAAGTGAGATCTGTTTTTAACTGCTATAGAATTGTCGTTTTCCTCTTAATAATATCAGCTGCCGCCTGATGTTAATGGAGAAGATGGAAATAAACTGTGGCAAAGTTTGGTGGGCCAAACAGGACTGACTGCTCAGTTAGTTTCCATAACACGAGAAGTGAGAAATGTACGTGGAAACACCCAGAAGAAAATTGAGAAGCTCAGGCAGCTTTTAAGTGGACTCCTTAGCGAACTCACCTACTTTGAAGAGGTACTTTCACTAGAGTATAGCTAATTAGTAACAAGTGTTGTTTATCAAAGAATGTCTGAGTCGAAgtgttttaatgattttttggaTTCGGTTTACTTCCAGCCTATTCGATCACCGCTTACCCCTAGTGTCCTCATAAAAGGGATTGTTCCCGGAGAATCAACGCTCTTTAAAAGTCAATTGAATCCTCTGATGCTAGCTTTCCGAACAGAAGACGAAGGAAGTTGTAAAGTTATATTTAAGAAGGGAGATGATCTCCGGCAAGACCAACTGGTATAGTTAGGTGTATTGCATCACATTGTGGTAGATCTTCTCTTCATGTTGTGATTATTGTTTCTCTTATCTCCTCTATAGGTTGTTCAAATGGTTTGGCTCATGGATAGACTGCTTAAGCTGGAAAATCTTGATCTGTGCCTGACACCTTATAAGGTGTTAGCAACTGGTCATGACGAAGGAATGTTGGAGTTCATACCATCCCGTTCTTTGGCTCAGGTACGCTCTGCAGCACCATCAGGGCATTGTAATTTCGAGAGTAAACAATCTCGTTATTCTAAGATATGTGCCTTTTGCATGTTCAGATTCTCTCAGAGCACCGAAGCATAACAAGTTATCTACAGAAGTTTCATCCGGATGAGCATGCTCCTTTCGGGATAACAGCAACTTGCCTCGAGACTTTTATAAAAAGCTGTGCGGGGTATTCTGTGATCACGTATATACTTGGCATTGGAGACAGGTACATTTACTAGGTGCTGTGTTCAAGAAGTCTTGCTTTATATATACGTGCCTTGTAATCAAATCCTGATTGATGGCCTGTTTTTGAAATGTAGACACCTGGACAACCTCCTCCTTACAGATGATGGCCGTCTTTTCCACGTTGATTTCGCATTTATACTCGGTAGAGATCCTAAACCATTCCCTCCACCGATGAAACTCTGTAAAGAAATGGTGGAAGCCATGGGCGGAGCAGAAAGGTACCATGTTTACTAACTCGATGAATCTTTGGCTGGAGAGGTGTATATAGCATTAGATTTACTCAGTACTATGTGTTCCATGCAGCCAATACTACACAAGGTTCAAATCTTACTGTTGTGAAGCCTACAACATTCTCCGGAAATCAAGCAACCTTATTCTGAATCTGTTCTATCTCATGGCGGGTTCCACTATTCCAGATATAGCCTCAGATCCAGAGAAGGGCATTCTCAAAGTAAGGTTCTTTCACTCTTATGGTTTTCTTGTACGTGGACCAGCTCTTGCTTGCGCCTTATTGGTCTCCTAAACgctgcgtttttttttttgtttatacgCAGCTCCAAGAAAAGTTTAGGCTCGATATGGACGACGAAGCATGCATCCATTTCTTCCAAGATCTGATTAATGAAAGCGTAAGCGCTCTGTTCCCGCAAATGGTTGAAACCATACACAGATGGGCTCAATACTGGCGTTGAGAACCAGAGTGTTAACTGTATCGGGGTTAGCCGGAAAATGTATATGCTATTTACTTTCTCACGTCAATAACACACACTCGAAGGTTTGATTTGTGTTCTTGGCTTTTACATCCTCTGGCAAAACAATTACTCTGTAAATAAACTTGGTAACCTTGAAAGCTAGATTATGGCCACTTTAAAACGCTGCGTTTTGTTCTTGACTCTGTTGTTTTACTAAAGCTTACTTGTTAACCAATCCTCCATTATTGTATTCTTGTGAatatgtttgtttgtgttgttgCAATGTTGACCCTCGTCGAATCTTCATTCtttttagaaaatgaaaatttaaaaatgctCCCATTACTTCCTTAGCTTCTGAATTTTCGTCCTTGCAAATTTAAATTGCTCTCCCATACTGCCTCCGTGATTATAAATTATAGAAGAAAACCTCAGAAACTCTTTTCCTTTTAATCTCTTAGAATCATAAGATGCAACTGTGGATTTGGGTATCAAAATGGGGGTATAGTAGTAATAAATACCGTCCCAAACAGATTGGAAATATTTTCAATCGGGCCCAAATTAACGGGGTAAATGTACAATAATTAGTTTGTGGgttaaattgaaacaaaatgaTAATATCAAGGGTGGTAGTGAAATAACACACATTTAGAGGATACATTTTCACTTAACCTACTCGCATTGATTgaaaacctctctctctctctctatcgttCAGATCTTTTCGCATCAAGCTCGGAAGGTAAACTCCAAACCTTTTTCGATCGTTTCGCTTCTTATGATTTTCACGCGATTGATGATTTGATTTCGATACTTCGTATACACATCGGATCTCTTTGGCTTAGATCCTCTGTTCTTCAGAGATTGTGACAGCTTCCTGTTTTCAAATCCGTGATTTGATCTGAATTTAATCCGAAATATAATCGAATCTGCAGTTATCTCGCTCTTCGTAGCTTCCTGATCCTGTGTTAAGATTCATCTTGAAATACGTATTATCGTGATCGAT
The nucleotide sequence above comes from Brassica napus cultivar Da-Ae chromosome A9, Da-Ae, whole genome shotgun sequence. Encoded proteins:
- the LOC106381976 gene encoding phosphatidylinositol 3-kinase VPS34 isoform X1; amino-acid sequence: MGASEFRFFLSCDLNSPFTFRIEKLDGTLPVEKSTDSVVSGAEDKRPELYVECALYIDGAPFGLPMRTRLNTTGPPYCWNELITLSSKYRDLTAHSQLAITVWDVSCGKGEGLIGGATILLFNSKMQMKSGKQKLRIWKGKEADGSFPTSTPGKVPRHERGELERLEKLMNKFERGQIQSIDWLDRLLLKSLDKIKEQESSKHGNSYLYLVVDFCSFEHRVVFQESGANLLITSPIGSTNEFVTVWDTELGKFNPSEHKQLKLARSLDRGIIDRDLKPSNTERKSIQRVLKYPPTRTLSGDERQLLWKFRFSLMSEKRALTKFLRCVEWSDVQEAKQAIQLMYKWETIDVCDALELLSPLFESEEVRAYAVSVLERADDEELQCYLLQLVQALRFERSDRSRLSQFLVQRALQNIQLASFFRWYVAVELTDHVYNKRYFSTYDLLEQSMKKLPPDVNGEDGNKLWQSLVGQTGLTAQLVSITREVRNVRGNTQKKIEKLRQLLSGLLSELTYFEEPIRSPLTPSVLIKGIVPGESTLFKSQLNPLMLAFRTEDEGSCKVIFKKGDDLRQDQLVVQMVWLMDRLLKLENLDLCLTPYKVLATGHDEGMLEFIPSRSLAQILSEHRSITSYLQKFHPDEHAPFGITATCLETFIKSCAGYSVITYILGIGDRHLDNLLLTDDGRLFHVDFAFILGRDPKPFPPPMKLCKEMVEAMGGAESQYYTRFKSYCCEAYNILRKSSNLILNLFYLMAGSTIPDIASDPEKGILKLQEKFRLDMDDEACIHFFQDLINESVSALFPQMVETIHRWAQYWR
- the LOC106381976 gene encoding phosphatidylinositol 3-kinase VPS34 isoform X2, which produces MGASEFRFFLSCDLNSPFTFRIEKLDGTLPVEKSTDSEDKRPELYVECALYIDGAPFGLPMRTRLNTTGPPYCWNELITLSSKYRDLTAHSQLAITVWDVSCGKGEGLIGGATILLFNSKMQMKSGKQKLRIWKGKEADGSFPTSTPGKVPRHERGELERLEKLMNKFERGQIQSIDWLDRLLLKSLDKIKEQESSKHGNSYLYLVVDFCSFEHRVVFQESGANLLITSPIGSTNEFVTVWDTELGKFNPSEHKQLKLARSLDRGIIDRDLKPSNTERKSIQRVLKYPPTRTLSGDERQLLWKFRFSLMSEKRALTKFLRCVEWSDVQEAKQAIQLMYKWETIDVCDALELLSPLFESEEVRAYAVSVLERADDEELQCYLLQLVQALRFERSDRSRLSQFLVQRALQNIQLASFFRWYVAVELTDHVYNKRYFSTYDLLEQSMKKLPPDVNGEDGNKLWQSLVGQTGLTAQLVSITREVRNVRGNTQKKIEKLRQLLSGLLSELTYFEEPIRSPLTPSVLIKGIVPGESTLFKSQLNPLMLAFRTEDEGSCKVIFKKGDDLRQDQLVVQMVWLMDRLLKLENLDLCLTPYKVLATGHDEGMLEFIPSRSLAQILSEHRSITSYLQKFHPDEHAPFGITATCLETFIKSCAGYSVITYILGIGDRHLDNLLLTDDGRLFHVDFAFILGRDPKPFPPPMKLCKEMVEAMGGAESQYYTRFKSYCCEAYNILRKSSNLILNLFYLMAGSTIPDIASDPEKGILKLQEKFRLDMDDEACIHFFQDLINESVSALFPQMVETIHRWAQYWR
- the LOC106381976 gene encoding phosphatidylinositol 3-kinase VPS34 (The RefSeq protein has 5 substitutions compared to this genomic sequence), which encodes MGANEFRFFLSCDLNSPVTFRIEKLDGTLPVEKSTDSGVISGAEDKRPELYVECALYIDGAPFGLPMRTRLNTTGPPYCWNELITLSSKYRDLTAHSQLAITVWDVSCGKGEGLIGGATILLFNSKMQMKSGKQKLRLWKGKEADGSFPTSTPGKAPRHERGELERLEKLMNKFERGQIQSIDWLDRLLLKSLDKIKEQESSKHGNSYLYLVVDFCSFEHRVVFQESGANLLITSPIGSTNEFVTVWDTELGKFNPSEHKQLKLARSLDRGIIDRDLKPSNTERKSIQRVLKYPPTRTLSGDERQLLWKFRFSLMSEKRALTKFLRCVEWSDVQEAKQAIQLMYKWETIDVCDALELLSPLFESEEVRAYAVSVLERADDEELQCYLLQLVQALRFERSDRSRLSQFLVQRALQNIQLASFFRWYVAVELTDHVYNKRYFSTYDLLEQSMKKLPPDVNGEDGNKLWQSLVGQTGLTAQLVSITREVRNVRGNTQKKIEKLRQLLSGLLSELTYFEEPIRSPLTPSVLIKGIVPGESTLFKSQLNPLMLAFRTEDEGSCKVIFKKGDDLRQDQLVVQMVWLMDRLLKLENLDLCLTPYKVLATGHDEGMLEFIPSRSLAQILSEHRSITSYLQKFHPDEHAPFGITATCLETFIKSCAGYSVITYILGIGDRHLDNLLLTDDGRLFHVDFAFILGRDPKPFPPPMKLCKEMVEAMGGAESQYYTRFKSYCCEAYNILRKSSNLILNLFYLMAGSTIPDIASDPEKGILKLQEKFRLDMDDEACIHFFQDLINESVSALFPQMVETIHRWAQYWR